A stretch of DNA from Flavobacteriaceae bacterium MAR_2009_75:
GCTGGCCGTTCTCATGGCTCCTGGATCTTCCTTGGGAGGTGCAAGACCCAAAGCCAATATTTTGGATGAACACGGAAACCTTTGGATAGCTAAATTTCCCTCCAAAAATGATACCATAGATAAAGGCGCATGGGAATTTTTGGCATATCGATTGGCAGTTAATTGTGGTATCGAAATGGCGACTTCAAGAATCGAAAAGATAGTTGGAAACTATCATACGTTTTTTACGCAACGTTTTGATAGGGCACAAGAAGAACGCATCCATTTCTCCTCTGCAATGACCATGACCGGCAATAATGAGGATACTATCAGAGATAGTCCGGCAAGTTATCTGGACATTGCCGAATTCATCCAAACCAATGGGGTAAGCATTGATAAAAACCTACACCAATTATGGCGCAGGATTGTTTTTAATATCACTGTTTCGAATACCGATGACCATTTGCGCAATCATGGTTTTATCCTAAAATCCAAAGGTTGGATACTTTCTCCGGCTTATGATATTAACCCATCAATAGACAAAGACGGATTGGCATTGAACATTGACATGGAGAACAATTCTTTGGATTTGGAATTGGCAAAAAGTGTAGGCGAGTACTTTCGTTTGGACGATAAACAAATGGATACCATTATCGAAGAAGTACTAGAAACGGTGGTGCAATGGAAAATGATAGCGAACGAAATCGGAATTCCAAGGGCAGAGCAAGAATTAATGGCAGCGGCATTTATGGATGGCTAGTTGTCATATTTGTTAAATATGTCGATAAAACTCTAAAATTTCGACATATTCAGCATATCTGTCGATGGTATAGACATCTCGCCCTATTGCATACATAGGGATGTGCCGTAAAAGGTTAATTAAAGAGAATACAAAAAGAGACCTTGAATGAGAATCTGCACCTATAACCCTATTTAAAATTAAACTGTTCCGGAAAACAGCACTATAAGAGGTAATTAAATTATTGGAATTGATCTATGTCAATATACTTTAACCTGGCCATTGTGAACTTATCCCAACCATAACCAACTGTAAAATAAAAACGTGGAAAACATTTTAATTATACTCCAATCGATTTCTGTACTCGGTTGGCGTAGTACCCAAAACCTTTTTCACATATCGAGTGAAAAAGGACCGACTTGAAAACATCATTTTATCCGCGATTTCTGCAATATTTAGATTTTTGTTCTGCAAAAAAAGTATGATACGCTCCTTGGTGTATCGTTGGATCCATTCAGACGCCGTGGCACCTGAGTTCTGCTTGCAAACAAAATTCAAATATTTAGGGGTAACACTAAGTATATTGGCGTAATACCGTACTTCCCTTTCGGCCATACAATGTTCTTGTACCAAATGAACGAATCGTTCGTATAACGAACCACTTTGCAAGGTTCGTTTTCTGCGCTCATATTCGTTTGCAAATGTGTGCCACATTTCAAGAATGAACAACCGCATTTGTAGTTTCAATACCTCTTCATAAAATCGATGTTCCCTATTTTGGAATCTTTCGTGCAACCATTTAAAATTTGATAAGACCCTTTGCCTGTCATTCTTATCGTTCAGCTTTTTGATAGGGTATTGACGAGAATGCAGGATGGCATCGATACTCCAACTTTGATCAGGGATATTATTGTATAAAAAATGCTTCTCCACCAGTAAAATGGATGCCTTAAAAGTCTTGGAAAACACCAAATTTTTCAATTGGCTTTCAGCGAACCAAAACAGAAATTCATTGCCTTTGCATTGCATCTCTACGTTCTTGAACAAAAAAGAAATACTTCCTTGGTGACAAAACAAATGGGTGTGGTAATAGGCATTGAAATCTATCGGAAACCCTGTTTCCCTAGACAATTCCAGAAGCACAATGCGTGGCTTATTTTGATCTAACTCATTCAATTTAACTCTTGTTTTAACTAAAATAAGCAATATTTGACATTATTGGTGTAATTCGTGTAACAAATGTAACTATCCGATTTTTACTTTTGTGGTATCAAAACTCAATTAATCAAAATGGATAATCGGACCATAAAAAATCTATTTGTGCTACTGATTGTTTTTCTATGCGGTTTTAACACGAGGGCGCAAGAAGAAACAGAACCCTTTCTAGATGATTTCACGGGAACGGCGAGCGTTACCCATAATGGAATTTCGTTGGTACCCTCCTTTTCTTTGGGAGATCCCGCACTATTATTTGATTTAAAATTTACCAAAGGAAAATTAAGTTTTGAACCCGATATGCGCTTTGCGTTGGAAGGCAAGCCTTGGTCTTTTATTTTCTGGTTACGGTATAAGGTGATAGAAAATGAACGATTTTCGTTGCGCCTTGGGGTGCACCCCGCCCTGAACTTTAGAACGGTCAATGTTGTTAGGGACGGTCAGCCCGAAGAGCTTTTGGAGTCGCGGCGGTATATTGCCGCCGAGGTGGCACCCACCTATAAGATTTCGGATAAAGTGGGTCTTGGGATTTATTATCTTTATGGCAGTGGATTTGATGAAGGGGTAAAAAACACCCACTTTATGGTATTGAATTCATCCTTCAACAACCTGTATATTTCCGAAAAACTGTATTTTAATGTATCCCCCCAAGCCTATTATTTGCTTACGGACGATTTAAAAGGATTTTACATTGTGGGCTTTGTTTCCTTGATAAAAAAAGATTTCCCCATTTCGGTTTCGGCCATCCTAAATAAGGCTATCGATACTGAAATAGTGCCAGAAGACGATTTCACATGGAATATTTCCCTAGTGTACAGCTTTGGCGGTCCCAATAGGCCAATGTCGAAACGAA
This window harbors:
- a CDS encoding serine/threonine-protein kinase HipA, with the translated sequence MAQGKFDIYVYAHWQGMPEAKLIGVLAAHYAKGKKAFSFEYDKDWIKSEQRLLLDPDIQFYTGPQYPNNKENFGVFLDSMPDTWGRTLMKKRAAQLAKEKDQKAPTLYEVDYLLGVYDESRMGALRFKTDLKGPFLDNSESNPTPPWSSVRELQEAAKNFENDADNDEVRKWLAVLMAPGSSLGGARPKANILDEHGNLWIAKFPSKNDTIDKGAWEFLAYRLAVNCGIEMATSRIEKIVGNYHTFFTQRFDRAQEERIHFSSAMTMTGNNEDTIRDSPASYLDIAEFIQTNGVSIDKNLHQLWRRIVFNITVSNTDDHLRNHGFILKSKGWILSPAYDINPSIDKDGLALNIDMENNSLDLELAKSVGEYFRLDDKQMDTIIEEVLETVVQWKMIANEIGIPRAEQELMAAAFMDG
- a CDS encoding AraC-like DNA-binding protein — its product is MNELDQNKPRIVLLELSRETGFPIDFNAYYHTHLFCHQGSISFLFKNVEMQCKGNEFLFWFAESQLKNLVFSKTFKASILLVEKHFLYNNIPDQSWSIDAILHSRQYPIKKLNDKNDRQRVLSNFKWLHERFQNREHRFYEEVLKLQMRLFILEMWHTFANEYERRKRTLQSGSLYERFVHLVQEHCMAEREVRYYANILSVTPKYLNFVCKQNSGATASEWIQRYTKERIILFLQNKNLNIAEIADKMMFSSRSFFTRYVKKVLGTTPTEYRNRLEYN